The Corynebacterium tuberculostearicum genome window below encodes:
- a CDS encoding copper-translocating P-type ATPase produces MSTPHHSGDHHGDHPAPETDHTHHPDHAGQEHHADADTHGQAMPHDHPHSALDEDHHVHGHGEHAGHSTAMFRDRFWWSLILSIPVVIFSPMVANLLGYHLPAFPGSTWIPPVLGTIIFVYGGTPFLKGGWKELKSRQPGMMLLIAMAITVAFVASWVTTLGLGGFELDFWWELALLVTIMLLGHWLEMSALGAASSALDALAALLPDEAEKVIDGTTRTVAISDLVVDDVVLVRAGARVPADGTILDGAAEFDEAMITGESRPVFRDTGDKVVAGTVATDNTVRIRVEATGGDTALAGIQRMVADAQESSSRAQALADRAAALLFWFALISALITAVVWTIIGSPDDAVVRTVTVLVIACPHALGLAIPLVIAISSERAAKSGVLIKDRMALERMRTIDVVLFDKTGTLTEGAHAVTGVAAAVGVTEGELLALAAAAEADSEHPVARAIVAAAAAHPEASRRQIRATGFSAASGRGVRATVDGAEILVGGPNMLREFNLTTPAELTDTTSAWTGRGAGVLHIVRDGQIIGAVAVEDKIRPESRAAVKALQDRGVKVAMITGDAQQVAQAVGQDLGIDEVFAEVLPQDKDTKVTQLQDRGLSVAMVGDGVNDAPALTRADVGIAIGAGTDVAMESAGVVLASDDPRAVLSMIELSQASYRKMIQNLIWASGYNILAVPLAAGVLASIGFVLSPAVGAILMSASTIVVALNAQLLRRIDLDPAHLAPTESKEEHATPTSASTAVH; encoded by the coding sequence ATGAGCACTCCCCACCATTCGGGTGATCACCATGGTGATCACCCCGCTCCGGAAACAGACCACACCCACCACCCGGATCATGCCGGCCAGGAACACCACGCGGATGCCGACACCCACGGCCAAGCGATGCCCCACGATCACCCACACTCCGCCCTGGACGAAGACCACCACGTTCATGGTCACGGCGAACACGCCGGACACAGCACCGCAATGTTTCGGGACCGCTTCTGGTGGTCGCTGATTCTGTCCATTCCCGTCGTTATTTTCAGCCCCATGGTCGCCAACCTGCTCGGCTACCACCTCCCGGCATTCCCCGGATCCACCTGGATCCCCCCGGTGCTGGGCACGATCATCTTCGTCTACGGCGGAACGCCTTTCCTCAAGGGCGGATGGAAAGAACTGAAATCCCGCCAACCCGGGATGATGCTCCTGATCGCCATGGCCATCACCGTGGCGTTTGTCGCCTCCTGGGTCACCACTCTGGGGCTGGGCGGTTTTGAGCTGGACTTCTGGTGGGAGCTGGCCCTGCTGGTGACCATCATGCTGCTGGGCCACTGGCTGGAGATGTCCGCTCTCGGGGCCGCGTCCTCCGCGCTTGACGCGCTGGCTGCCCTGCTGCCGGATGAGGCCGAGAAAGTCATCGACGGGACCACCCGCACCGTGGCCATCTCCGACCTGGTCGTCGACGACGTCGTGCTGGTGAGGGCCGGTGCCCGGGTGCCGGCCGACGGAACCATCCTCGATGGAGCCGCCGAATTCGATGAGGCGATGATCACCGGCGAATCCCGTCCCGTCTTCCGCGACACCGGTGACAAGGTGGTCGCTGGTACCGTGGCCACCGACAACACTGTCCGCATCCGGGTGGAGGCTACCGGCGGTGACACAGCCTTGGCCGGGATCCAACGCATGGTTGCCGACGCCCAGGAGTCCTCCTCCCGGGCCCAGGCCCTGGCGGATCGGGCGGCGGCGTTGTTGTTCTGGTTCGCGCTGATCTCCGCTCTGATCACCGCGGTGGTGTGGACCATTATCGGCAGCCCGGACGATGCCGTCGTGCGCACGGTCACGGTGCTGGTCATCGCCTGCCCGCATGCCCTGGGCCTGGCGATTCCGCTGGTCATTGCGATCTCCAGCGAGCGGGCCGCGAAATCCGGGGTGCTCATCAAGGACCGTATGGCGCTCGAGCGGATGCGCACCATCGACGTGGTGCTCTTCGACAAAACCGGCACCCTGACCGAGGGTGCGCACGCGGTCACCGGTGTCGCGGCAGCTGTCGGCGTCACCGAGGGAGAGCTGCTGGCCCTGGCCGCCGCCGCGGAGGCCGACAGTGAGCACCCCGTGGCCCGCGCCATCGTGGCGGCCGCGGCCGCCCATCCCGAGGCCTCCCGTCGGCAAATCCGTGCAACTGGTTTCAGCGCCGCCTCCGGCCGGGGGGTCCGGGCCACTGTCGATGGCGCTGAGATCCTCGTGGGCGGGCCGAACATGCTGCGCGAGTTCAACCTCACGACCCCGGCCGAGCTCACCGACACCACCAGCGCCTGGACCGGGCGTGGGGCCGGTGTGCTCCATATTGTCCGCGACGGTCAGATCATCGGTGCGGTGGCCGTCGAGGACAAGATCCGCCCCGAATCCCGCGCCGCTGTGAAAGCCCTGCAGGACCGCGGGGTGAAGGTCGCGATGATCACCGGCGACGCGCAGCAGGTGGCCCAGGCGGTTGGTCAGGACCTAGGCATTGATGAGGTCTTCGCCGAGGTCCTGCCCCAGGACAAAGACACCAAGGTCACGCAGCTGCAGGACCGGGGTTTGAGCGTGGCCATGGTCGGTGACGGTGTCAATGACGCCCCCGCTCTGACCCGCGCGGACGTCGGTATCGCCATCGGTGCCGGCACGGATGTGGCCATGGAATCTGCCGGGGTGGTCCTAGCCAGTGATGACCCGCGGGCAGTGCTGTCGATGATTGAGCTGTCCCAGGCCAGCTACCGCAAGATGATCCAGAACCTGATCTGGGCCTCTGGCTACAACATCCTCGCTGTGCCGCTGGCCGCCGGAGTGCTCGCCTCGATCGGGTTCGTGCTGTCCCCGGCCGTGGGCGCGATCTTGATGTCTGCCTCGACCATCGTGGTGGCCCTGAACGCCCAGCTGTTGCGCCGCATTGATCTGGATCCGGCTCACCTGGCTCCGACCGAGTCGAAAGAGGAACACGCCACGCCTACTTCGGCATCCACCGCCGTCCACTGA
- a CDS encoding heavy-metal-associated domain-containing protein: MITSPPRLLPMASHGCSCCGPASRADTASTPATSDSSAGGSSPSYQVTGLTCGHCAKSVTQALQALPQVDDVQIDLAAGEVSTVTVTGVVPPEMVRRAIEEAGYTVLS, from the coding sequence ATGATCACCTCCCCGCCCCGCCTCTTGCCGATGGCCTCCCACGGCTGCAGCTGTTGCGGACCTGCCTCACGTGCCGACACCGCCTCCACCCCTGCCACCAGCGACTCGTCAGCAGGAGGGTCCTCCCCTAGCTACCAGGTCACCGGCCTGACCTGCGGGCACTGCGCGAAAAGCGTGACCCAGGCCCTTCAGGCCCTCCCCCAGGTCGACGACGTCCAGATTGATCTCGCTGCTGGTGAAGTTTCCACCGTCACGGTCACCGGTGTCGTACCTCCGGAGATGGTTCGCCGGGCCATCGAGGAGGCCGGCTACACCGTCTTATCCTGA
- a CDS encoding LURP-one-related/scramblase family protein, whose amino-acid sequence MTQNLFTLDELVITQTKSFLNDQFMITDLDGTPVGTILQSTSLKDMVFKSSRSLEVAITDAEGNPLQTVMTISDPPNFLRDTYEVHLPGIEKPMAVITKRFSMLKTKLDLTMEGFADVEIRGDFWDWNLTITSRGRRLANVTNEWTGVGNYFMGKNTYCLAITAGLNEQQHAAILGAVMSMDMLRTKQKNSD is encoded by the coding sequence ATGACGCAAAATTTGTTCACGCTAGATGAGCTCGTAATTACCCAGACCAAGTCCTTCCTCAACGATCAGTTCATGATCACCGATCTAGACGGCACTCCTGTGGGCACTATCCTGCAATCCACCAGTCTCAAAGACATGGTGTTTAAATCCTCTCGCAGCTTGGAGGTTGCCATCACGGATGCTGAAGGCAACCCGCTACAGACGGTCATGACGATTTCGGACCCGCCGAATTTTCTGCGGGATACCTATGAGGTGCACTTGCCGGGAATCGAAAAGCCCATGGCCGTCATTACCAAGCGTTTCTCCATGCTCAAGACAAAGTTGGACTTGACCATGGAGGGCTTTGCCGACGTCGAAATTCGCGGCGACTTCTGGGATTGGAATTTGACTATTACCTCGCGGGGCCGCCGGCTTGCCAACGTCACCAACGAGTGGACCGGCGTGGGCAACTACTTCATGGGCAAAAATACGTACTGCCTGGCCATCACCGCGGGGCTCAACGAGCAACAGCACGCTGCCATCCTCGGCGCTGTGATGAGCATGGATATGCTGCGCACTAAGCAGAAGAACAGCGACTAG
- a CDS encoding response regulator transcription factor: MADRTPTTATPPGRVLVVDDEQPLAQMVASYLIRAGFDTLQAHTGTQAVDETRRFSPDVVVLDLGLPELDGLEVCRRIRTFSDCYILMLTARGSEDDKISGLTLGADDYITKPFSIRELVTRVHAVLRRPRTSTTPPQVTTPLIVGDLILDPVAHEVRVGETTVELTRTEFELLVALALRPGQVLTRHDLVTEVWDTTWVGDERIVDVHIGNLRRKLGTDTQGRGFIDTVRGVGYRVGQP, from the coding sequence ATGGCTGACCGCACACCGACCACCGCCACGCCCCCGGGGCGGGTGCTGGTCGTCGATGATGAACAACCCCTGGCTCAGATGGTGGCCTCCTACCTCATCCGGGCCGGCTTCGATACCCTCCAGGCGCACACCGGTACCCAGGCCGTGGACGAGACCCGTCGCTTTTCCCCCGATGTTGTGGTGCTGGATCTGGGGCTGCCCGAACTCGACGGCCTGGAGGTGTGCCGACGGATCCGCACCTTCTCGGACTGCTACATCCTCATGCTCACCGCGCGTGGCAGTGAGGACGACAAGATCAGCGGTTTGACCCTGGGGGCGGATGACTACATCACCAAACCTTTTAGCATCCGGGAACTGGTGACCCGGGTGCATGCGGTGCTGCGCCGTCCACGCACCAGCACCACCCCACCGCAGGTGACCACCCCCTTGATCGTTGGTGACCTCATCCTTGACCCCGTCGCCCATGAGGTACGGGTGGGGGAGACGACCGTGGAGCTCACCCGCACGGAGTTCGAGCTGCTGGTTGCCCTGGCCCTGCGCCCCGGCCAGGTGCTGACCCGCCACGACCTGGTCACCGAGGTCTGGGACACCACCTGGGTCGGTGATGAACGCATCGTCGATGTCCACATCGGCAACTTGCGTCGCAAGCTCGGCACCGACACCCAGGGCCGGGGGTTTATCGACACCGTGCGTGGCGTGGGCTACCGGGTGGGGCAGCCATGA
- a CDS encoding sensor histidine kinase — MNHGPGLTFRFLAAQVLVVVISLLVAAAVATMVGPTLFHDHMLMTGREDPSLELFHAEQAYRGANLITLAVALPTALISALLASLWLSRRLRTPLQDLTRAATSLTAGNSRIRVPAGKAGPEVTTLAHAFNTMADRLEHTEQVRRQMLSDLAHEMGTPLSVLTVYLDGLQDGVVDWNNATHTIMADQLTRLTRLMEDIDDVSRAQERRIDLDLAEEGLGDLLHTAAAAAGEAYADKGVDLQVETITDTTRVLVDRQRFGQVMSNLLSNALRHTPAGGQVRISVHRQGASTALIHVADDGEGIPPDQLGHIFERFYRGDAARSRDNGGAGIGLTISKALIEAHGGTLTATSPGPGRGAVFALRLPLSPPDSEEAAR, encoded by the coding sequence ATGAATCACGGACCCGGCCTGACCTTCCGCTTCCTGGCCGCCCAGGTGTTGGTCGTGGTGATTAGCCTGCTGGTGGCCGCGGCCGTGGCCACGATGGTGGGCCCGACCCTGTTCCACGATCATATGCTGATGACCGGCCGGGAGGACCCTTCGCTGGAGCTGTTCCATGCCGAGCAGGCCTACCGGGGCGCCAACCTGATCACCCTGGCCGTCGCCCTACCCACCGCCTTGATCAGTGCCCTGCTGGCCAGCCTGTGGTTATCGCGTCGTCTGCGCACCCCCCTGCAGGATCTCACCCGCGCCGCTACCAGCCTAACGGCCGGCAACTCCCGTATCCGCGTGCCCGCCGGAAAAGCAGGCCCCGAGGTCACCACCCTGGCGCATGCCTTCAACACCATGGCCGACCGGCTGGAACACACCGAACAGGTCCGCCGCCAGATGCTCTCTGATCTGGCCCACGAAATGGGCACCCCCTTATCGGTGCTCACGGTCTACCTCGATGGTCTCCAGGACGGGGTCGTGGACTGGAATAATGCCACCCACACGATCATGGCTGACCAACTCACCCGCCTGACCCGGTTGATGGAAGACATTGACGATGTTTCCCGGGCCCAGGAACGCCGGATCGATTTGGACCTGGCGGAGGAAGGGCTCGGGGATCTGCTCCATACCGCCGCTGCTGCCGCGGGGGAAGCTTATGCTGACAAAGGCGTCGATTTACAGGTCGAGACCATTACGGACACCACCCGGGTGCTCGTGGACCGGCAACGCTTTGGCCAGGTGATGAGCAATCTCCTGTCGAACGCGCTACGGCACACCCCGGCCGGCGGGCAGGTCCGGATCAGCGTCCACCGACAGGGGGCGTCCACCGCGCTCATCCACGTCGCCGATGACGGCGAGGGCATCCCACCTGACCAGCTCGGACACATCTTCGAACGCTTCTACCGGGGGGATGCCGCCCGCAGCCGGGACAACGGCGGGGCCGGTATCGGTCTGACCATCTCCAAGGCATTGATCGAGGCCCATGGCGGCACTCTCACCGCCACCTCCCCCGGACCCGGTCGCGGAGCGGTGTTTGCCCTCCGCCTCCCGCTGTCCCCTCCCGACAGTGAGGAGGCTGCTCGGTGA
- a CDS encoding multicopper oxidase family protein, whose amino-acid sequence MMNAFSRRQFLLGGLVLAGTGAVAACTSDPGPAASAPGSSLRPTPTPTALGEPTVRRTLNARPLSLDIGGIEAKTWGYVSDTGDAAIEATAGDVLQVDITNELPESTSIHWHGIALHNAADGVPGMTQDPIEPGKSFSYVFEVPHGGTYFYHSHSGLQLDRGLHAPLIIRDPQDAEDQDVEWTIVLDDWVDGIQGTPDDELDKLTGMGSGDHNGKKGMGGHGHMMHGTPDRVLGGDAGDVMYPHYLINGRIPRAHRTFEARPGDKARLRFINSGGDTIFKVALGGHRMTVTHTDGFPVQPRKTESIYLSMGERVDVEVILDDGIFPLTALAVGKDDRAFAVIRTAGGQAPRPDVDFPELSSTGLLLSSLKPADRALLPEGTPDREVSIDLGGQMMPYEWSILTDGQSSSATVQEGQRLRMVMRNRTMMPHPMHIHGHTWALPGSDGLRKDTVLLRHGETMIADLIADNPGEWAFHCHNAYHMETGMFSSLRYE is encoded by the coding sequence ATGATGAACGCGTTTTCCCGACGACAGTTTCTGCTCGGCGGGCTCGTTCTCGCCGGCACTGGGGCCGTGGCCGCCTGCACCAGCGACCCTGGACCCGCTGCCTCGGCACCAGGTTCCTCTCTTCGCCCCACTCCCACCCCCACTGCGCTCGGTGAGCCGACGGTGCGCCGGACACTGAACGCCCGGCCCCTCTCTCTGGATATCGGCGGCATCGAAGCCAAGACGTGGGGATACGTCTCTGACACCGGGGATGCGGCCATTGAGGCCACTGCCGGCGACGTCCTACAGGTCGATATCACCAATGAACTGCCTGAGAGCACCTCCATCCACTGGCATGGCATCGCACTCCACAACGCAGCCGACGGTGTGCCCGGCATGACCCAGGACCCCATTGAACCTGGCAAGTCTTTCTCCTATGTTTTTGAAGTCCCCCACGGTGGCACCTACTTCTACCATTCCCACTCCGGCCTGCAGCTTGATCGCGGCCTCCACGCCCCACTGATCATCCGTGACCCGCAAGACGCTGAGGACCAGGACGTCGAGTGGACCATCGTGCTCGACGACTGGGTCGATGGCATTCAGGGCACTCCCGACGATGAGCTCGACAAGCTCACCGGAATGGGTTCGGGCGACCATAACGGGAAGAAGGGGATGGGAGGCCACGGCCATATGATGCACGGCACCCCGGACCGGGTACTGGGCGGGGATGCCGGCGATGTGATGTATCCGCACTACCTCATCAACGGACGTATCCCCCGTGCTCACCGGACCTTCGAGGCTCGCCCGGGCGACAAGGCCCGCCTGCGGTTTATCAACTCCGGCGGTGACACCATCTTCAAGGTGGCCCTCGGTGGCCACCGCATGACCGTCACCCACACCGACGGCTTCCCTGTCCAGCCCAGGAAGACCGAATCGATCTACCTGTCGATGGGCGAGCGTGTCGACGTCGAGGTCATCCTCGACGACGGCATCTTCCCGCTCACGGCTTTGGCGGTGGGTAAGGATGACCGCGCCTTCGCCGTCATCCGCACCGCCGGCGGCCAGGCCCCCCGCCCCGATGTCGACTTCCCCGAGTTGTCGTCCACCGGACTGCTTCTGTCCTCCCTGAAGCCAGCAGACCGTGCACTCCTGCCCGAGGGCACACCAGACCGAGAAGTCAGCATCGACCTGGGCGGGCAGATGATGCCGTATGAATGGAGCATTCTCACCGACGGCCAATCCTCCTCCGCGACCGTGCAGGAGGGCCAGCGCCTGCGGATGGTCATGCGCAACAGGACCATGATGCCCCATCCCATGCACATCCACGGCCACACGTGGGCGCTGCCCGGCAGCGACGGGCTACGCAAGGACACCGTCCTTCTCCGCCACGGTGAAACCATGATCGCCGACCTGATCGCTGACAACCCCGGTGAGTGGGCATTTCACTGCCATAACGCCTATCACATGGAAACCGGGATGTTCAGCTCGCTTCGCTACGAGTAA
- a CDS encoding exonuclease domain-containing protein produces MPCEPVFAVIDTETTGFNKRYDRIIGLAAVRADAYFNPVDSWHTLLTPDTNAVFTTRGTPPPTSALNPAVGVTRSEAS; encoded by the coding sequence ATGCCGTGCGAGCCGGTCTTTGCGGTCATTGATACCGAAACCACCGGCTTTAACAAGCGCTACGACCGCATCATTGGACTTGCTGCCGTGCGCGCTGACGCATACTTCAATCCCGTTGACTCCTGGCACACATTGCTCACCCCTGACACCAACGCCGTGTTCACTACTCGGGGGACACCCCCGCCCACCTCGGCACTCAACCCTGCTGTGGGGGTTACTCGTAGCGAAGCGAGCTGA
- a CDS encoding IS481 family transposase: protein MLATGMTQAETAEHFNISTRWIRTLQRRYHNGGIEALEPRSKRPHTNPRALAPTVVDRILKLRQELIEQGTNAGAHTIAWHLQRDGINPAPAPSTIHRVLANNGHITPQPQKRPRSSWRRFQADQPNETWQMDYSDWTITGHRKVAILTILDDHSRFIISCHAYTHATVENVLESFIHAGKRHGYPQSTLTDNGRAFTTNCDRTKPTRNGFEQLLVDLAIIQKNGKPYHPQTQGKVERFHHTLKVALANKATAKSIEELNEQLTEIIEYYNYKRPHRALHRYTPAEAYNALPKARPASIKHTHEFRLRTDKVGKNGKTTLRWRGKLRRLYIGRRWTGKPITMTCKDEHVTIKIAATGEQIAAYTMEADKVYYNQKDNEITATRGTTKTKNLETP from the coding sequence ATGCTTGCTACCGGCATGACTCAAGCTGAAACAGCCGAACACTTCAACATCAGCACCAGATGGATCCGAACCCTTCAGCGCCGCTATCACAACGGCGGAATAGAGGCCTTAGAACCCCGGTCCAAGCGCCCACACACCAATCCCCGAGCCCTAGCCCCCACGGTGGTTGACCGAATTCTAAAGCTACGACAAGAACTCATAGAGCAAGGCACAAACGCAGGAGCACATACTATTGCGTGGCACTTGCAACGCGACGGCATCAATCCTGCCCCTGCACCATCAACCATTCACCGAGTACTGGCCAACAACGGACACATCACCCCACAACCGCAAAAGCGTCCCCGCAGCTCATGGAGACGGTTTCAAGCAGACCAGCCCAACGAAACCTGGCAAATGGACTACAGCGACTGGACAATAACTGGCCATAGAAAAGTCGCTATCTTAACCATCCTCGATGACCACTCAAGGTTCATCATTTCCTGCCACGCCTACACACACGCCACAGTAGAAAATGTCTTAGAAAGCTTCATCCACGCAGGAAAACGTCACGGATATCCACAATCAACCCTCACCGACAACGGTAGAGCCTTCACCACCAACTGTGACCGCACTAAACCCACCCGCAACGGCTTCGAACAACTCCTAGTAGACCTAGCAATTATCCAAAAGAACGGAAAGCCATACCATCCCCAAACCCAGGGAAAAGTAGAGCGCTTCCATCACACACTTAAAGTAGCCCTTGCAAACAAAGCCACAGCTAAAAGCATCGAAGAACTCAATGAACAGTTAACCGAAATCATCGAATACTACAACTACAAACGCCCACACAGAGCGCTACACCGCTACACCCCAGCCGAAGCCTACAACGCACTGCCTAAAGCTAGACCCGCATCCATCAAACACACACATGAATTTCGCTTACGCACAGACAAAGTAGGCAAAAACGGCAAAACTACACTGCGGTGGCGCGGAAAACTACGCCGCCTATACATCGGGCGCCGATGGACAGGAAAACCCATCACCATGACATGCAAAGATGAACACGTCACCATCAAAATAGCTGCAACCGGGGAACAAATAGCCGCCTACACGATGGAAGCCGACAAGGTCTACTACAACCAAAAAGACAACGAAATCACCGCCACCCGGGGCACAACAAAAACGAAAAATCTCGAGACACCATAG
- a CDS encoding FHA domain-containing protein FhaB/FipA, translating into MDAVIMLALRIGLLALLWIFILVALNAMRRDTNKSAGAIRQQSKKVGAPRRREAIKQLSIVEGPLQGSHMELGTLEDCTLGRASDCDFVTGDDYSSGHHARLFRRGREWVVEDLESRNGTFVNGVRIDQPEVVGADSEIKLGRTTVRLNA; encoded by the coding sequence ATGGATGCAGTCATCATGCTGGCGCTTCGCATCGGCTTGTTGGCTCTGCTCTGGATTTTTATCCTGGTGGCCTTAAACGCCATGCGCCGCGATACTAATAAATCTGCTGGTGCTATCCGCCAGCAGTCGAAGAAGGTGGGGGCACCGCGGCGTCGGGAAGCGATTAAGCAGCTGTCCATCGTGGAGGGTCCCCTGCAGGGTTCCCATATGGAATTGGGCACGTTGGAGGACTGCACGCTAGGCCGCGCCTCTGACTGCGACTTTGTCACGGGCGACGATTATTCTTCCGGACACCATGCCCGGCTATTCCGCCGCGGTAGAGAATGGGTTGTGGAAGATTTGGAATCTCGCAATGGCACCTTTGTCAATGGCGTGCGCATCGACCAACCCGAGGTAGTCGGCGCGGACTCCGAAATTAAGCTGGGGCGCACTACCGTGAGGTTGAACGCATGA
- a CDS encoding DUF3662 and FHA domain-containing protein, with product MAFLEKLAKLDSAMQRGLDNGMALVFGGKVVPAEIDELLKQEAQDNLARGDDDNLYSPNVMTVGVSSKDLENLSQDRNLPADCADQLSRFIRNSGWSLAGPVIVRVAEESGLRTGQLRVSSFIDHEPTEETGFEAIFHDFDGQEDQMTEQHENTADDAVTTAFIAPDSQPAPQPQGPAVNLMLQDGSSRVYHVQEGSNIIGRSNDADLRLPDTGVSRQHAEITWNGQDAVLVDLQSTNGTTVNETPIDNWLLADGDVITMGHSHIEVRITGLDSHSY from the coding sequence GTGGCGTTTTTAGAAAAGCTGGCGAAGCTGGACTCCGCCATGCAACGCGGCCTTGATAATGGCATGGCCCTTGTCTTCGGCGGCAAGGTCGTTCCCGCGGAAATTGATGAGCTTTTGAAGCAAGAGGCTCAGGACAATCTTGCGCGCGGCGACGATGACAACCTTTATAGTCCGAACGTAATGACTGTGGGTGTCTCCTCCAAGGATTTGGAGAACTTGTCGCAGGATCGCAATTTGCCGGCCGATTGTGCAGACCAGTTGTCGCGCTTTATTCGCAATAGCGGATGGTCCCTTGCGGGCCCCGTGATCGTGCGAGTGGCAGAAGAATCTGGTTTGCGCACGGGTCAGCTTCGCGTGTCCTCGTTTATTGATCACGAGCCCACGGAAGAGACCGGTTTTGAGGCTATTTTCCACGACTTTGATGGTCAGGAGGACCAGATGACCGAGCAGCACGAGAATACGGCTGATGACGCGGTAACTACCGCTTTCATTGCTCCAGATAGTCAACCCGCCCCGCAGCCGCAGGGCCCAGCAGTCAACCTGATGCTGCAGGATGGCTCTTCGCGCGTGTATCACGTGCAAGAAGGCTCCAATATTATCGGCCGCAGCAACGACGCCGACCTGCGCCTGCCGGATACTGGCGTATCCCGCCAGCACGCGGAAATCACCTGGAACGGCCAGGATGCGGTTCTGGTGGATTTGCAGTCCACCAACGGCACCACGGTGAATGAAACGCCGATTGATAATTGGCTGCTTGCCGATGGCGATGTGATCACCATGGGCCATTCCCACATCGAGGTCCGCATCACGGGCCTTGATTCGCACAGCTACTAA
- a CDS encoding CueP family metal-binding protein gives MKRAAIAAAALALALTGCSAADPEPTADGTVSQDTFLTTHGLAGMDAVEIIDHLDRQKVSERPTDLNASVRADELLLSSDDQEVVLDLPDNQTYVSIAPYLTSTHDCFYHSLTTCQGELDNEDIQVTITDEATGEVLVDETTTTFDNGFIGFWLPDDATGQIEVSYQGHTGTTEFSTADDGATCVTDLRLT, from the coding sequence GTGAAACGAGCAGCGATCGCAGCCGCCGCCCTTGCCCTCGCCCTCACGGGGTGTTCGGCCGCCGACCCGGAACCCACCGCCGACGGGACGGTGTCCCAGGATACATTCCTGACTACCCATGGCCTGGCCGGCATGGACGCGGTGGAGATCATTGATCACCTCGACCGGCAGAAGGTCTCTGAGCGTCCCACGGATCTGAACGCTTCAGTGCGTGCCGATGAACTGCTGCTCTCGAGCGATGACCAGGAAGTTGTGCTCGATCTTCCCGACAATCAGACGTATGTCTCGATCGCACCCTATCTCACCTCCACCCACGACTGCTTCTACCACAGCCTCACGACCTGCCAGGGGGAACTCGACAATGAGGATATCCAGGTCACGATCACCGATGAGGCGACCGGTGAGGTGCTGGTGGACGAGACGACAACCACCTTCGACAACGGGTTTATTGGCTTCTGGCTTCCCGATGATGCCACCGGCCAGATTGAGGTCAGCTACCAGGGCCATACCGGCACCACGGAGTTTTCCACCGCTGACGACGGTGCCACCTGTGTCACAGACCTGCGCCTGACGTAA